Part of the Ignavibacterium album JCM 16511 genome, CGCTTTGCAGAGAACAAATCCTAACTTAGGCAACACGGGTGGATTCTCATTCAATAACGGTTATGGTCCTTATACACTTGGTCCTGGTGAAAGCGTAAGAATTGTTATGGTTGAAGGTGCAGATGGTTTGTCAAGAGCCGAACAAATAAGAGTTGGAAGATTGTTTAAGACAGGCGGCATTACTGCTGTTGATAAGGACAGAATTGTTATTGATAGCGGAAGAGTAAAACTTTTTCAAACATTTCAAAGAGCAACAGATAATTTTAATTCCGGCTGGAATATACCTCAACCTCCAAGACCTCCAAAAACTTTTGAAGTTCAGGGACTTGGTGACAGAATTGCACTTAGTTGGTCTGTTGATGCTTCAGACCCTAATCCACCAACAGGATTCAGAATTTACCGTACGCTTGGCGATTATTTCAGAGACTATACTTTAATTGCAGAACTTCCCGCAGATGCCAGAAGTTTTGACGATGTAACCGCAATCCGCGGATTCAGTTACTTTTATTATATAACAGCCGTCGGTGCTGATCAACCTGGTGGACCTGGAACTCCTCCGGGAAAACTGGAGAGCAGCAGATATTATACTCAAACTTATGAACCTGTTACATTAAAAAGACCTCCGGAAAAAGATTTATCGAAAATCAGAATTGTTCCTAATCCTTATGTTATAGATTCCGATTTCAGGTACTCGGGAAGATATGATGATGATAAAATTTCTTTCTTCAATCTTCCTACTAATTGCACGATTAAGATTTATACGGAGCTTGGAGAACTGATTAAAACTATTGAACATAAGGGAAGTGGTGATAATTATTGGTATAATGTTACTTCATCAAACCAGATAGTTGCAAGCGGAATTTACATCGCAGTATTTACAGATAACGATACAGGCGAAAGTAAAATTGAAAAATTCGCAATTATCCGTTAACAAAATTTCATGAAAATAAAAAAGGCATTACAAATGAAAAGATTATTAACCATATTGATTGTAACAGCAATTCTTTCATTTGCAGGATGCGAATATTTCGAGAACAGCGATACATTGAACATATCTTCATTTGAAGTGAATCTCTCCGGTTTACCAACTTTGCCTTCATCACTTACTTATGTAGGATGGTTCGATGGAGATGATATTCCTGCAACTTACCTTTTCGATAAAGATGCTGATGCGAACGGAAATATATCTTATATAAATGATCAAACACCTTTGAAGATTCTTGACAGTGCTCAGATTTTCTATGTCACAATAGAAAATAAAGCTGATGTCGGTTCTCCGAATTTCAGACCGAGTTCAAGAATTATTCTTCAGGGAAGATTTACTAAAGGTGCTGCAAACCTTTGGGTCAGTGAAAACGCTGATAAATATTCTGTAGCAAAAGCAAAGTATTCTCTCGACACTCCGACTGATAATCCGACTGCAAACGATTTCAGTGGTTTATGGTTTGTAGATTCACTTGATGCCGGAACTCCTGCACCAGGGTTGGATTTACCAGCTCTTTATGGTGGTTGGATTTATGAAGGTTGGGTTGAAGTGAATGGACAATTCCTTTCAACAGGAAGGTTTTCAAATCCAGCAGCTGCAGATTTATTCAATGGTTTTAGCGGAACTGCAGCAGCATATCCTTTCCCTGGTGAAGATTTTTTGAACAATGCACCTTCAGGACTTACATTTCCGTTAGACCTTAGAGGAACTAAAGTTCACATTAGTCTGGAAAGAAAAAACGGAGATACATTTGGTATATCACCAAATATTATTATCTACAGTGCAGATATTCCAGCAAATGCAGTGCATAAAAAATCTTATGATTTGAATTTTTCGAACAATACATTACCACAAGGTTATGCTGTAATAAAAGTGGATTTACTTGAGTAGAAAATTCATTACTCTTAAATCTGAAAAAAAATTATAGGTATTTAAATGAAAAAAATAATTTTACTAATGGTCGTCAGCTTAATAATCTCTTCCGTGCTGAATGTTCACGCTCAGGAAAGAAAAAAGCTGGCTCAAACAGGAATGAAATTTTTAAGCGTATCACTTGATCCCCGCGCTGCAGCTTTAAGTGATGCTATGACTACTATACAGAATAATTCAGCATCAATGCTCTATAATCCATCTGCAATGGCTGAGATGGACAGGATGGTTGATTATTCATTCGGAACGACAAGATGGATTGCAGATATTAACTACATTCACGGAACTGCTGCTCTGAATCTATTTGATGGTCAGTACGGAGTTATAGGTCTTTCACTTGTTGCAGTAGATTATGGTGAATTCAACGGAACCATTGTAGCCAATAATGATGATGGTTACATTGATGTCGGAACATACAAACCAACAGCAATTGCTTTAGGATTTGGTTATGCCAAAGCATTATCACAAAAATTTTCTGTTGGTGGAAATATCAGATTTGTAAGGCAGTCAATGGGAACTGCAGTTGTAACAGTTGATCCAACAGGTAAGGCAGTATCCAAAGAACATAAAGCCGAAGTTTTGTCTTTTGATTTTGGTATGTTATATCATACCGGATTCAAGAGTCTGGATTTTGGAATGAGTATCAGAAATTTTTCTAAAGAAATAAAATATATTGATGAATCATTTCAGCTTCCGCTTACATTCAAAATTGGTCTTTCAATGAATCTGATTGATCTAACGGAAATTGATCGTGGGATGCATTCATTCCTGCTTTCTGTTGATGCATCGCATCCAAGAGATTATCCTGAACAGGTTTCGATTGGTGCTGAATATACTTTTCTGAATACTTTCTCAATTCGTGGTGGTTACACTTTCCCGACAGATGAACAGGAATTCAGTGCAGGCGTTGGCTTTAAGCAAGAATTATCAGGAGTTAATTTCTCAATAGATTATTCCTATACTCCATTTGGAATATTCGATAATGTTCACAGAGTATCAGTTAATATTGGTTATTAAAAATTTTAAGAGATAGAAATATGAAAACTCTATACAAAATTTTAATTATTATCGCAGCACTTGGATTAAGCATACTTTACAGTTGTTCAGAGGAAACAGCACCAAGTCTTTACGATCCCGGTAAATATCAATTCAGGGAAGACCCTGTTATAACAAACATTGATCCTCCGGGCTCTGCACTGGCTGGAGTTACGGTTTTAACAATTACCGGAAATAATTTTTCCGATGTTCCCGGCGAAACAAGTGTTTACTTCAATGGCGTTAAAGGTCAGGTCCTGAATGTTACAACAACACAAATACAGGTTAAACCTCCTGTTGTTGTAGCTGATACAGTTTTGGTAAAAGTGAAAGTTGCCGGAGCAATAAATCTGAGCAATACATTAATTTATAAATTAACTGCAGCAGTAGTTGAAGTTTATAAATTCGATCCCAACAACGGTGAAGTTCCTTGGGCAATAACATTTGATAATACTCAGAATATGGTTGTTTCAGTTGAAGGTAAGGGTGTCTGGAAGTTTGATGGAGTAGCAAATCCCAACAAAACCTATATTCCAAAAGGTGCTGAAACCAAATGGAATACACTCAGACAATTTTCTAATGGTGATATTTATGCTTCCAAAAGTTTAAGAGGCATCTGGAAGTTAACTCAAGGAGTAACTCCACCAAACGCGCCTTGGGTTGCCACTCCAAGCGGAACAGTGTTGATTGATTTTGATTTTGATCAGAATACTAATTTATGGGCTGTTGGAAGTAATAATTTTATATTCAGAATTAAGCAGGATTTATCAATAGCACAATATTCTTTCCAGGCACAGCTCAGAGCTGTAAGGGTTTATAACGGAAGTCTGTATGTTGCCGGCTTAAAATCTGGTGTTGAAGGCGTATGGAAAATTCCGATTGATGCAAATGGTGATTTAGGTACTGAAGAATTATACTTCGATATGACGGCCAATTTTCCTGCAATAAAAATTAATGCTATGACTTTTTCCGCTGATGGTGATCTGTTCCTTGGAACCGACAGAACTAATGATCCTATTATTATTGTTAAACCAGATAAAAGTACACAAACTCTTTATGAAGGTGTTATTCCAGCAAAGAAAATTGTTTCAATGTATTGGCCGACAGGAAATTTTCTCTATGTTACCAGAGAAGCTGAAAGAGATGCTACCTCAGGTAGCATAATCAGAACTCAAACAATATTAAAAATTGATATTCAGAAACCTGGGGCAGTTTATTTTAATCAATAATGAAATTGTCTTAACAGACATTATTACTAACAATAAACAAAGGAGTACAATATGAAAAAACTTCTCACAACACTTTCTCTTGTTCTAATGCTCTCGGGCGCTGCGTTTTCGCAGGGTTGGATTTATGAGGGGGCTTTCCCGGATACAAACCTAAAAGGTGGCTCTGGCGGTCACGGTGTAGCAGTCGATCCGGATGGTAAAGTATGGGTTCAGTTATTTGGAGCCACAGATAGTTTATTCATCCCGGATAGTGGCAGATATTTGCCAGTAAGAGTAGTTTATGTTTTTAATCCGGATGGAACACCGGCCTCATTTTCTCCAATAAAATCCGTAACTATCAATGGTATTCTGGAACCGCTGTTTAATTCGAACAGAGGATTAAGAACTGCTCATGACGGAAATATATTAGTTGCGAGCTTTGATGTGCTTTATAAGATTAATTACCAAACAGGTGAAGGCATTTCAAAAGTGCAACCAGTAGCCGGACAAACATTAACTGCTCCTGGTGTTGCTGAAGACGGCAGAGTATTTACAGCTCCCGTTATTCCCGCTGCTATGCCAATTAAGGAATACGCTGCTGATTTTACATTCCTGGGTAATGCAGTTGATACAACTGTTGGTTTCTCCAGATCTTTCGAGGTATCTCCTGATGGTAATACTATTTATTGGGCAGGTTACACCAATCATTGCGTACTTGTTTATAACAGAGCCAGCGAATTTGATCCTTTTGCAGTTGTTGATACAATCTTCAAAGGATTTGATTCTGAATCTTTCAGCTGGACACCAAACAGACAAATCCTCTGGGCATCTTCTGGTTCATACAATGATTTGCCAAACAGATATCCCGGCGAAACAACATATTGGGATGTTGCAACCTGGTATGCCAGAGATATGAATAGCGGTCAGATTGTTGACAGCATTAAATGGCAGTTTTACACTCCAGCCAATCCTAATGAAAGACCAAGAGGAATTGCCTTCAGTCCGGATTACAGATACGCTTATGTAACTTGCTTTGGTGCAAGTAATTTCCCGGCTGTTCAAAAATTCCGCAATCCGAATGTTTCTGTAGATGACCAGGGCTTAACAGTTGTTGAAGGTTATAAACTTTCACAAAATTATCCTAATCCGTTCAACCCTTCAACTACAATTAATTTTGAATTACCAAAGAACGGTTACACTACTCTGAAGATTTATGATATGCTCGGAAATGAAGTTGCTACATTAATTGATAAAGAAATGACCGCTGGTCAGCATTCAGTTAAATTCAGTGCTCAGAACCTCGCATCAGGAACTTATCTCTATCAGTTGAATGTAAACGGAGTCAGAATTTCAAACAAGATGATTCTTATGAAGTAATTTTAGTTTTACTTTCAGCAAAACCCCGCTGAGTAAGCGGGGTTTTTTATTTATTGCCACAAACCTGTTCAAACACTCTTTTGAAATTTTTGTAAAGAATTTTCTCAACATCATCTCTTGAATAACCGTGTTCAAACAGTGCTTCTGTTAGGTTAGGAAATTTTGATGTATCTTCAAGTCCAAGTGGTACGACTTCAATTCCATCGAAGTCAGAACCGATTGCAACATAATCGATTCCAACAAGATTTTTAATATAATCAATATGAGCAATTACATCTTCGATATTAGCGTTACTTGAACCATTAAGAAAATATGGATAGAAAACCACACCGATTACACCACCGCTGTTTGCAATGTCCTGAATCTGCCAGTCATATAAATTTCTGTAATGATTTCTCAACGCACGGACACCTGAATGAGTTGCAACAATTGGATTTTGTGTCTCTTGAAGAATGTCCTGAATTGTTTTTATTCCTGTATGCGAAACATCAATTATAATTCCAAGTGAATCCATTGTACGAATAACCTGTCTTCCGAAATCACTCAAGCCAACAGTTGTTGAACGGGAATCCTGTGCAGATACAGCCCAGTCGGTACTATTATTCCAGGTTATAGTCATATATCGCATTCCTGCATTATAAAGATTTATCAACTTATCGATACTGTTCTCGATATGATGACCACCCT contains:
- a CDS encoding PorV/PorQ family protein, producing MKKIILLMVVSLIISSVLNVHAQERKKLAQTGMKFLSVSLDPRAAALSDAMTTIQNNSASMLYNPSAMAEMDRMVDYSFGTTRWIADINYIHGTAALNLFDGQYGVIGLSLVAVDYGEFNGTIVANNDDGYIDVGTYKPTAIALGFGYAKALSQKFSVGGNIRFVRQSMGTAVVTVDPTGKAVSKEHKAEVLSFDFGMLYHTGFKSLDFGMSIRNFSKEIKYIDESFQLPLTFKIGLSMNLIDLTEIDRGMHSFLLSVDASHPRDYPEQVSIGAEYTFLNTFSIRGGYTFPTDEQEFSAGVGFKQELSGVNFSIDYSYTPFGIFDNVHRVSVNIGY
- a CDS encoding IPT/TIG domain-containing protein gives rise to the protein MKTLYKILIIIAALGLSILYSCSEETAPSLYDPGKYQFREDPVITNIDPPGSALAGVTVLTITGNNFSDVPGETSVYFNGVKGQVLNVTTTQIQVKPPVVVADTVLVKVKVAGAINLSNTLIYKLTAAVVEVYKFDPNNGEVPWAITFDNTQNMVVSVEGKGVWKFDGVANPNKTYIPKGAETKWNTLRQFSNGDIYASKSLRGIWKLTQGVTPPNAPWVATPSGTVLIDFDFDQNTNLWAVGSNNFIFRIKQDLSIAQYSFQAQLRAVRVYNGSLYVAGLKSGVEGVWKIPIDANGDLGTEELYFDMTANFPAIKINAMTFSADGDLFLGTDRTNDPIIIVKPDKSTQTLYEGVIPAKKIVSMYWPTGNFLYVTREAERDATSGSIIRTQTILKIDIQKPGAVYFNQ
- a CDS encoding T9SS type A sorting domain-containing protein, giving the protein MKKLLTTLSLVLMLSGAAFSQGWIYEGAFPDTNLKGGSGGHGVAVDPDGKVWVQLFGATDSLFIPDSGRYLPVRVVYVFNPDGTPASFSPIKSVTINGILEPLFNSNRGLRTAHDGNILVASFDVLYKINYQTGEGISKVQPVAGQTLTAPGVAEDGRVFTAPVIPAAMPIKEYAADFTFLGNAVDTTVGFSRSFEVSPDGNTIYWAGYTNHCVLVYNRASEFDPFAVVDTIFKGFDSESFSWTPNRQILWASSGSYNDLPNRYPGETTYWDVATWYARDMNSGQIVDSIKWQFYTPANPNERPRGIAFSPDYRYAYVTCFGASNFPAVQKFRNPNVSVDDQGLTVVEGYKLSQNYPNPFNPSTTINFELPKNGYTTLKIYDMLGNEVATLIDKEMTAGQHSVKFSAQNLASGTYLYQLNVNGVRISNKMILMK